From Streptomyces sp. TLI_105, the proteins below share one genomic window:
- a CDS encoding bifunctional glycosyltransferase family 2/GtrA family protein — MPTHTIEEALPAREHLPVDVAGRPVLDVVIPVYNEEKDLEPCVRRLHEHLLRTFPYGFRVTVADNASTDTTPAVAAALAAELPEVRSVRLEQKGRGRALRTVWSASDAPVLAYMDVDLSTDLNALLPLVAPLISGHSDLAIGSRLARSSRVVRGPKREFISRAYNLILRSSLAARFSDAQCGFKAIRREVAERLLPMVEDTGWFFDTEMLVLAERAGLRIHEVPVDWVDDPDSTVHIVRTATDDLKGVWRVGRALATGSLPLDRLARPFGDDPRDRELNGVPGGLARQLVGFCVVGVLSTLCYLALYSAFRLGVGPQLANAAALLVSAVANTAANRRLTFGVGGRDRAARHQAQGLVVFAIGLALTSGSLAALGAATGDPAHSTELAVLIVANLAATVLRFLLFRLWVFPERPTSRNDR, encoded by the coding sequence ATGCCAACCCACACCATCGAGGAAGCCCTCCCCGCCCGGGAGCACCTGCCGGTGGACGTCGCCGGACGGCCCGTCCTGGACGTGGTGATCCCCGTCTACAACGAGGAGAAGGACCTGGAGCCGTGCGTCCGCCGGCTCCACGAGCACCTCCTGAGGACCTTCCCGTACGGCTTCCGCGTCACCGTCGCCGACAACGCCTCCACCGACACCACGCCCGCCGTCGCCGCCGCCCTCGCGGCCGAGCTGCCCGAGGTGCGCTCCGTACGGCTCGAACAGAAGGGCCGCGGCCGGGCGCTGCGGACCGTGTGGTCGGCCTCGGACGCGCCCGTCCTGGCCTACATGGACGTGGACCTGTCCACCGACCTCAACGCGCTGCTCCCGCTGGTCGCGCCGCTCATCTCCGGCCACTCGGACCTGGCGATCGGCTCCCGGCTCGCCCGCTCCTCGCGGGTGGTGCGCGGGCCGAAGCGGGAGTTCATCTCGCGCGCCTACAACCTGATCCTGCGCTCCTCGCTCGCCGCCCGGTTCTCCGACGCGCAGTGCGGCTTCAAGGCGATACGGCGGGAGGTCGCCGAGCGGCTCCTGCCGATGGTCGAGGACACCGGCTGGTTCTTCGACACGGAGATGCTGGTCCTCGCCGAGCGGGCCGGGCTGCGCATCCACGAGGTGCCGGTGGACTGGGTCGACGACCCCGACTCGACCGTCCACATCGTGCGGACGGCGACCGACGACCTGAAGGGCGTGTGGCGGGTGGGGCGGGCCCTCGCGACCGGTTCGCTGCCCCTCGACCGGCTCGCCCGGCCGTTCGGCGACGACCCCCGGGACCGTGAGCTGAACGGCGTGCCGGGCGGCCTCGCCCGCCAGCTCGTCGGCTTCTGCGTGGTCGGAGTCCTGTCCACGCTCTGCTATCTCGCGCTGTACTCGGCCTTCCGGCTCGGCGTCGGCCCGCAGCTCGCCAACGCCGCCGCCCTCCTCGTCTCCGCCGTCGCCAACACGGCCGCCAACCGGCGCCTCACCTTCGGCGTAGGGGGCCGGGACCGGGCCGCCCGCCACCAGGCGCAGGGGCTCGTGGTCTTCGCCATCGGCCTCGCCCTGACGAGCGGTTCGCTCGCCGCCCTCGGCGCGGCGACCGGCGATCCGGCGCACTCCACCGAGCTCGCCGTCCTGATCGTCGCCAACCTCGCCGCGACCGTCCTGCGCTTCCTCCTCTTCCGCCTCTGGGTCTTCCCCGAGCGGCCGACCTCAAGGAACGACCGATGA
- a CDS encoding cell wall metabolism sensor histidine kinase WalK, which yields MRVRRGRPWSLRTRLVVSAVALIAVVAAVIGTVTTIAFRSYLYAQADEQVHTVADRAAGPPVVVAPAPGPLDSVRLKEPLAFVQGPGAPIGTLGAVLVDGEVTSAGYSAEAAGSGPYERNIRFTALDAGQRAVLAAVPRDRRPHTVDLPGGLGAYRVEYAVGAHGTFLTGIPLAEVEDALSTLVLVELSVTGAGLVAASLAGTVLVRVALRPLRRVAATARQVARLPLHSGEVALHQRVPEAEADPRTEVGQVGATLNRMLDHVHSALDARQQSETRVRQFVADASHELRTPLASIRGYAELTRRGREECGPDTRHALGRIESEATRMTGLVEDLLLLARLDAGRPLSYETTDLVPLVVDAVSDARAAGPEHHWRLELPTDSPAVRADGARLQQVLVNLLANARTHTPPGTKVTARVRREASAVLVEIEDDGPGIAPELLPAVFERFARGDASRSRHAGSTGLGLAIVRAVVLAHGGEVGVESAPGRTVFTVRLPVAQGVGQGVAPDVAPDSQAGHRLITQP from the coding sequence GTGCGCGTACGACGAGGGCGGCCGTGGTCGCTGCGGACGCGGCTCGTCGTCTCGGCGGTCGCGCTGATCGCGGTCGTCGCGGCGGTGATCGGGACGGTGACGACCATCGCGTTCCGCTCGTACCTGTACGCACAGGCCGACGAGCAGGTCCACACCGTCGCGGACCGGGCGGCGGGGCCGCCGGTCGTGGTGGCCCCGGCGCCCGGCCCGCTCGACTCGGTCCGCCTGAAGGAACCCCTCGCCTTCGTCCAGGGGCCCGGCGCCCCCATCGGCACCCTCGGCGCGGTCCTCGTGGACGGCGAGGTGACCTCGGCCGGGTACTCGGCGGAGGCCGCGGGCAGCGGGCCGTACGAGCGGAACATCCGGTTCACCGCACTCGACGCGGGCCAGCGGGCCGTGCTCGCGGCCGTCCCCCGTGACCGCCGGCCGCACACCGTCGACCTGCCCGGCGGACTCGGCGCGTACCGGGTCGAGTACGCCGTCGGGGCCCACGGCACATTCCTCACCGGCATCCCCCTCGCCGAGGTCGAGGACGCCCTCTCCACCCTCGTCCTCGTCGAGCTGAGCGTCACCGGTGCCGGGCTCGTCGCGGCCTCGCTCGCCGGGACCGTGCTCGTCCGGGTCGCCCTCCGCCCGCTGCGCCGGGTTGCCGCCACCGCCCGCCAGGTCGCCCGGCTCCCCCTGCACAGCGGGGAGGTGGCGCTCCATCAGCGGGTCCCGGAGGCGGAGGCCGACCCGCGCACCGAGGTCGGTCAGGTCGGCGCGACCCTCAACCGGATGCTCGACCACGTCCACTCGGCCCTCGACGCCCGCCAGCAGAGCGAGACCCGGGTCCGGCAGTTCGTCGCGGACGCCAGCCACGAGCTGCGCACCCCGCTCGCCTCGATCCGGGGGTACGCGGAGCTCACCCGGCGCGGTCGCGAGGAGTGCGGCCCCGACACCCGACACGCCCTCGGCCGGATCGAGTCCGAGGCGACCCGGATGACCGGTCTGGTCGAGGACCTCCTGCTGCTCGCCCGGCTCGACGCCGGCCGCCCCCTCTCGTACGAGACCACCGACCTCGTCCCGCTCGTCGTGGACGCCGTGAGCGACGCCCGTGCCGCCGGACCCGAGCACCACTGGCGCCTCGAACTGCCCACGGACAGCCCGGCCGTACGGGCCGACGGCGCCCGGCTCCAGCAGGTCCTGGTCAACCTCCTCGCCAACGCCCGCACCCACACCCCGCCCGGCACCAAGGTCACCGCCCGTGTCCGCAGGGAAGCCTCGGCCGTCCTCGTCGAGATCGAGGACGACGGCCCCGGCATCGCGCCCGAACTGCTCCCCGCCGTCTTCGAGCGCTTCGCGCGCGGTGACGCCTCCCGCTCCCGGCACGCCGGATCCACCGGCCTCGGCCTCGCCATCGTCCGCGCGGTCGTGCTCGCGCACGGTGGAGAGGTGGGCGTCGAGAGCGCCCCCGGCCGGACCGTCTTCACCGTCCGGCTGCCCGTCGCGCAGGGCGTCGGGCAGGGCGTCGCACCGGACGTCGCACCGGACTCACAGGCAGGCCACAGGCTCATCACACAGCCGTGA
- a CDS encoding response regulator transcription factor, whose product MTVITRSTSARTGAHADMLRADGTAVRVLVVDDEASLAELLSMALRYEGWQVRSAGDGAAALRSAREFRPDAVILDVMLPDVDGLSLLGSIRRELPDVPVLFLTAKDAVEDRIAGLTAGGDDYVTKPFSLEEVVARLRGLIRRSGAAQTRSESLLVVGDLTLDEDSHEVTRGGDSIHLTATEFELLRYLMRNPRRVLSKAQILDRVWSYDFGGQANVVELYISYLRRKIDAGRSPMIHTRRGAGYLIKPGE is encoded by the coding sequence ATGACCGTGATCACGCGAAGCACCAGCGCCCGCACCGGCGCCCACGCCGACATGCTCCGCGCCGACGGGACCGCCGTCCGGGTCCTCGTCGTCGACGACGAGGCCTCGCTCGCCGAGCTGCTCTCCATGGCCCTGCGCTACGAGGGCTGGCAGGTCCGCAGCGCCGGGGACGGGGCCGCCGCCCTCCGCTCCGCGCGCGAGTTCCGGCCCGACGCCGTCATCCTCGACGTCATGCTCCCGGACGTCGACGGGCTGAGCCTGCTCGGCTCGATCCGCCGTGAACTGCCCGACGTGCCCGTGCTGTTCCTGACCGCGAAGGACGCCGTCGAGGACCGCATCGCCGGGCTCACCGCCGGCGGCGACGACTACGTCACGAAGCCCTTCAGCCTGGAGGAGGTCGTGGCCCGGCTGCGCGGCCTCATCCGCAGGTCCGGGGCCGCGCAGACGCGCAGCGAGTCACTGCTCGTCGTGGGGGACCTGACCCTCGACGAGGACAGCCACGAGGTCACCCGGGGCGGCGACTCCATCCACCTCACGGCGACCGAGTTCGAGCTGCTGCGCTACCTCATGCGCAATCCGCGGCGGGTGCTCAGCAAGGCGCAGATCCTCGACCGGGTCTGGTCGTACGACTTCGGCGGCCAGGCCAACGTCGTCGAGCTCTACATCTCCTACCTGCGCCGGAAGATCGACGCCGGCCGCTCGCCGATGATCCACACCCGGCGCGGGGCCGGCTATCTGATCAAGCCGGGGGAGTAG
- a CDS encoding amidohydrolase family protein — MPALATPALDIPALVERLGIPGLVDVHTHFMPQNVLDKVWAYFDAVGPLTGVEWPITYREEEERRLALLRGFGVVAFTAMLYPHKPGMAAWLNSWAADFAARTPDCLHTATLFPEPDVTTYVHRALDAGARVFKVHLQVGGFDPTDIELDSSWGALADSGTPVVVHCGSGPTPGNFTGPGPMGRLLARHPRLRVIVAHMGMPEYGDFLNLAQRYEGVHLDTTMAFTDFSERLAPFPEAERKRLLDLGDRILLGSDFPNIPYPYAHQLHALERLGLGDDWLRRVLYENGAAMFHVKR, encoded by the coding sequence ATCCCGGCCCTTGCCACTCCGGCCCTCGACATCCCGGCTCTGGTGGAGCGGCTCGGAATTCCCGGTCTCGTCGACGTGCACACGCACTTCATGCCGCAGAACGTCCTCGACAAGGTCTGGGCGTACTTCGACGCCGTCGGACCCCTCACCGGCGTGGAGTGGCCCATCACCTACCGCGAGGAGGAGGAGCGCCGGCTCGCCCTCCTGCGCGGGTTCGGCGTGGTCGCCTTCACCGCGATGCTCTACCCGCACAAGCCCGGCATGGCCGCCTGGCTGAACTCCTGGGCCGCCGACTTCGCGGCCCGCACCCCCGACTGTCTGCACACCGCGACCCTCTTCCCCGAGCCGGACGTCACCACGTACGTGCACCGGGCGCTCGACGCCGGCGCCCGGGTGTTCAAGGTGCACCTCCAGGTGGGCGGCTTCGACCCGACCGACATCGAACTCGACAGCTCCTGGGGAGCCCTCGCCGACAGCGGCACCCCCGTCGTCGTGCACTGCGGCTCCGGGCCCACCCCGGGGAACTTCACCGGGCCCGGGCCCATGGGGCGGCTGCTCGCGCGGCACCCGAGGCTGCGGGTGATCGTCGCGCACATGGGGATGCCCGAATACGGCGACTTCCTGAACCTGGCCCAGCGGTACGAGGGCGTCCACCTCGACACCACCATGGCCTTCACCGACTTCAGCGAGCGGCTCGCGCCCTTCCCCGAAGCCGAGCGCAAGCGGCTCCTCGACCTCGGCGACCGGATCCTCCTCGGCTCGGACTTCCCGAACATCCCGTATCCGTACGCCCACCAGCTCCACGCCCTCGAACGCCTCGGGCTCGGGGACGACTGGCTCCGGCGGGTCCTGTACGAGAACGGTGCCGCGATGTTTCACGTGAAACGGTGA
- a CDS encoding antibiotic biosynthesis monooxygenase, translating into MTQKLVAGIEPPYYTAVFTSVRTDAPEGYAETSTRMQEIVRDIPGFLGYESARTPGGIGITVAYFRDLESLDAWRLDTEHQAAKAYGREHWYDSYSVHIGKVERSYGFERE; encoded by the coding sequence ATGACCCAGAAGCTCGTGGCGGGCATCGAACCGCCCTACTACACCGCCGTGTTCACCTCCGTCCGTACCGACGCCCCCGAGGGCTACGCCGAGACCTCCACCCGGATGCAGGAGATCGTCCGGGACATCCCCGGCTTCCTCGGCTACGAGAGCGCCCGCACCCCCGGCGGCATCGGCATCACCGTCGCCTACTTCCGTGACCTGGAGTCCCTCGACGCCTGGCGCCTCGACACCGAGCACCAGGCCGCCAAGGCGTACGGGCGGGAGCACTGGTACGACAGCTACAGCGTCCACATCGGCAAGGTCGAGCGGAGCTACGGCTTTGAGCGAGAGTGA
- a CDS encoding DUF2797 domain-containing protein, giving the protein MEWWSRGIDWAGGVPGLRWRGGRVSTLAYGQRLAFRAVGVRRCPGARGNPCPLEAVVPGRSTGGRCPECARLDRAHSVAADTVADDPQPYRVYLAWFGPGMTKVGITAEARGEARLLEQGAVAFSWLGRGPLMAARRTEEVLRQALGVPDRVAYERKRAARHALPPAGERAREVEELYRRARAVGGWTETLEPLEFAARDHAGAFRLDGLPRLDGTVAELVGGGVVTGRLLAAAGPDLHLLAPDGRCLVLDTRLMRGWILEAAGEEEGFSVPVTAAVPGVESAQEGLF; this is encoded by the coding sequence GTGGAGTGGTGGTCTCGGGGGATCGACTGGGCCGGCGGAGTGCCCGGGCTGCGGTGGCGGGGCGGACGCGTCAGCACGCTCGCGTACGGGCAGCGGCTCGCCTTCCGGGCCGTCGGCGTCCGGCGGTGCCCCGGCGCCCGGGGAAACCCCTGCCCCCTGGAGGCCGTCGTGCCCGGCCGGTCCACCGGCGGGCGGTGCCCGGAGTGCGCGCGGCTCGACCGGGCCCACTCCGTCGCGGCCGACACCGTCGCGGACGACCCTCAGCCGTACCGCGTCTACCTGGCCTGGTTCGGGCCCGGGATGACCAAGGTCGGGATCACCGCCGAGGCCCGTGGCGAGGCCCGGCTCCTGGAGCAGGGGGCCGTCGCGTTCAGCTGGCTCGGCCGGGGCCCGCTGATGGCCGCCCGGCGCACCGAGGAGGTGCTGCGGCAGGCCCTCGGCGTGCCCGACCGGGTGGCGTACGAGCGCAAGCGGGCCGCCCGGCACGCCCTGCCGCCCGCCGGGGAGCGGGCCCGCGAGGTCGAGGAGCTGTACCGGCGCGCGCGGGCCGTCGGCGGCTGGACGGAGACCCTGGAGCCGCTGGAGTTCGCCGCACGGGACCATGCGGGGGCGTTCCGGCTCGACGGGCTGCCGCGCCTCGACGGCACGGTCGCCGAGCTCGTCGGCGGCGGCGTCGTCACCGGGCGGCTGCTCGCCGCCGCCGGGCCCGACCTGCACCTCCTCGCCCCCGACGGGCGCTGCCTCGTCCTCGACACCCGGCTCATGCGCGGCTGGATCCTGGAGGCCGCGGGGGAGGAGGAGGGCTTCTCGGTGCCGGTGACGGCGGCGGTTCCGGGGGTCGAGAGCGCCCAGGAGGGGCTCTTCTGA
- a CDS encoding BRO family protein, with amino-acid sequence MDAIDIDDLVHAATGAPLRRLTAPDGTHWFPVVDVAKRLGYAGTREALRTVTLPEECLAAARELGGGEVGGTGYPGRSTGIRASTRMVSLEGLVQLVGACRRPEAGPFRAWTAGVVAAVQRYGGYGLEPSPVHAGFLLPPELVDVLVRLEGRFDEQAVAYVEHTEYAELLRETRQSLSRVADSLERLAVPRQRTGAAVALTPQELVESWAITGDMRTVASCLAPALVRGGVRYRPQDVTRRTGLSGERVRDCVRLLLERGCMREVGTPAPDGTRIYVLP; translated from the coding sequence ATGGATGCGATCGACATCGATGACCTGGTGCACGCCGCCACCGGAGCGCCCCTGCGGCGGCTGACCGCGCCGGACGGGACCCACTGGTTCCCGGTGGTGGACGTGGCGAAGCGCCTCGGATACGCGGGGACGCGGGAGGCGCTGCGGACCGTGACCCTGCCCGAGGAGTGCCTCGCGGCCGCACGGGAGCTCGGCGGGGGCGAAGTCGGGGGCACGGGGTACCCCGGCCGGTCCACCGGGATCCGGGCGTCGACCCGGATGGTGAGCCTGGAGGGACTCGTGCAGCTCGTCGGAGCGTGCCGGAGACCCGAGGCCGGGCCGTTCCGGGCGTGGACGGCGGGAGTCGTGGCCGCGGTCCAGCGGTACGGCGGGTACGGGCTCGAACCCTCGCCGGTGCACGCCGGGTTCCTGCTGCCGCCGGAGCTCGTCGACGTCCTCGTACGGCTCGAGGGACGGTTCGACGAGCAGGCCGTCGCGTACGTCGAGCACACCGAGTACGCGGAGCTGCTCCGCGAGACCCGGCAGAGCCTCTCCAGGGTCGCCGACTCCCTGGAGCGGCTCGCCGTGCCCCGCCAGCGCACCGGCGCCGCCGTCGCCCTCACGCCGCAGGAGCTCGTGGAGTCCTGGGCCATCACCGGGGACATGCGGACGGTCGCCTCCTGCCTGGCGCCCGCGCTCGTACGGGGCGGGGTGCGCTACCGGCCCCAGGACGTCACCCGCCGCACCGGCCTCTCCGGCGAACGCGTCCGGGACTGCGTCCGGCTCCTCCTCGAACGCGGCTGCATGCGCGAGGTGGGCACCCCGGCCCCGGACGGCACCCGCATCTACGTCCTGCCCTGA
- a CDS encoding PH domain-containing protein, translating into MALFGNAHAIDPAQAQQDFARLLGQGEQVHAAYLLIRDTIFFTDRRLVLVDKQGITGKKVEYHSIPYRSITHFAVETAGTFDLDAELKIWISGSQLPIQKTFTKGVDIYEVQAILTQFVAK; encoded by the coding sequence ATGGCGCTCTTCGGGAACGCGCACGCGATCGATCCGGCGCAGGCGCAGCAGGACTTCGCGCGGCTGCTCGGCCAGGGAGAACAGGTGCACGCCGCGTACCTGCTGATCCGCGACACGATCTTCTTCACCGACCGGCGGCTCGTCCTGGTCGACAAGCAGGGGATCACCGGCAAGAAGGTCGAGTACCACTCGATCCCCTACCGGAGCATCACGCACTTCGCCGTCGAGACGGCCGGCACCTTCGACCTGGACGCCGAGCTGAAGATCTGGATCTCGGGCAGCCAGCTGCCGATCCAGAAGACCTTCACCAAGGGGGTCGACATCTACGAGGTGCAGGCGATCCTCACGCAGTTCGTCGCCAAGTAG
- a CDS encoding RNA polymerase sigma-70 factor yields the protein MALTMNDVDRFEASRPRLEAIAYRLLGSASEAEDAVQDTFLRWQAADVDRVEVPEAWLTKVLTNLCLNQLTSARARRETYVGEWLPEPLLAGDPMLGPADTAEQRESVSYAVLAVMERLSPNERAVYVLREAFDYPHREIAEILDITEAASQQIFHRAKKHVAAGKARTEIDEAEARRIVEEFLAAATSGRTEPLVRLLTGDAVAIGDGGGKVPARAKAFEGALAVATFMRGLFKPGIAKRKVIGGSPDVYATTANGSPAVVAVLDGRVVGVMCLEVTAEGITAFRNQVNPDKLERATRHWAASDHGAPLVEAAF from the coding sequence ATGGCTCTGACCATGAACGACGTGGACCGGTTCGAGGCCTCCCGGCCCCGCCTGGAGGCGATCGCCTACCGCCTCCTCGGCTCGGCGAGCGAGGCCGAGGACGCCGTGCAGGACACCTTCCTGCGCTGGCAGGCCGCCGACGTCGACCGCGTCGAGGTCCCCGAGGCCTGGCTGACGAAGGTCCTCACCAACCTCTGCCTCAACCAGCTCACCTCGGCCCGCGCCCGGCGCGAGACCTACGTCGGCGAGTGGCTGCCCGAGCCGCTCCTCGCCGGCGACCCGATGCTCGGCCCCGCCGACACCGCCGAGCAGCGCGAATCGGTCTCGTACGCGGTCCTCGCCGTCATGGAGCGCCTCTCCCCCAACGAGCGCGCGGTGTACGTGCTGCGGGAGGCCTTCGACTACCCGCACCGGGAGATCGCCGAGATCCTCGACATCACCGAGGCCGCCAGCCAGCAGATCTTCCACCGCGCGAAGAAACACGTCGCCGCCGGCAAGGCCCGCACCGAGATCGACGAGGCCGAGGCCCGCCGGATCGTCGAGGAGTTCCTCGCGGCCGCCACCAGCGGCCGCACCGAGCCGCTCGTACGGCTGCTCACGGGCGACGCCGTCGCGATCGGCGACGGCGGCGGCAAGGTCCCGGCGCGCGCCAAGGCGTTCGAGGGCGCCCTCGCGGTCGCGACGTTCATGCGCGGCCTGTTCAAGCCCGGCATCGCCAAGCGCAAGGTGATCGGCGGTTCGCCCGACGTCTACGCGACGACCGCCAACGGCTCCCCCGCCGTCGTGGCCGTGCTCGACGGCCGGGTCGTCGGCGTCATGTGCCTGGAGGTCACCGCCGAGGGCATCACCGCCTTCCGCAACCAGGTGAACCCCGACAAGCTCGAACGCGCGACGAGGCACTGGGCGGCCTCCGACCACGGCGCCCCCCTGGTGGAAGCCGCCTTCTAA
- a CDS encoding NAD(P)/FAD-dependent oxidoreductase encodes MQQHRIIVLGAGYTGAIAAGRLAKQLHREDVAITLVNPEPDFVERVRLHQLAVGQELPHRPFSEMFAGTGVELKLATVTAVDAERRTVAVTAGNTAEELEYDTLVYALGSGWNTRGVPGTAEHAHEIAGRPGALRLRERLAALEAGQSVVVVGGGLTGLEAATEIAEARPDLAVTLAARGELGDWLSDKGRRHVRKVFAGLGITALEHTAVTAVEADRVLTADGPVPAAVTVWTTGFAVHPIARATTLEVTGNGQIVVDGTMRSVSHPDVYAVGDAALAMGPGDKPLRMSCATGTPMAWQAADAIAARLTGGKVPKAHLRYFNQCISLGRREGLIQYVTADDRSVRAALTGRLAAGYKELICKGAAWGVAHPKLGLRTRPRRVLNHRPTPVEATA; translated from the coding sequence ATGCAGCAGCACCGCATCATCGTCCTCGGAGCCGGCTACACCGGAGCCATCGCCGCCGGACGCCTCGCCAAGCAGCTCCACCGCGAGGACGTCGCCATCACCCTGGTCAACCCCGAGCCCGACTTCGTCGAGCGCGTCCGGCTGCACCAGCTGGCGGTCGGCCAGGAGCTCCCGCACCGGCCCTTCAGCGAGATGTTCGCGGGAACGGGCGTCGAACTGAAGCTGGCGACGGTGACGGCCGTCGACGCCGAGCGCCGGACCGTCGCCGTCACCGCCGGGAACACCGCCGAGGAGCTGGAGTACGACACCCTCGTGTACGCCCTCGGCAGCGGCTGGAACACCCGGGGCGTCCCCGGCACCGCCGAACACGCCCACGAGATCGCCGGCCGCCCCGGGGCGCTCCGGCTGCGCGAGCGCCTGGCCGCCCTGGAGGCCGGACAGTCCGTGGTCGTCGTCGGCGGCGGCCTCACCGGCCTGGAGGCCGCGACCGAGATCGCCGAGGCCCGCCCGGACCTCGCCGTCACGCTCGCCGCCCGCGGCGAACTCGGCGACTGGCTCTCGGACAAGGGCCGGCGGCACGTACGGAAGGTCTTCGCCGGCCTCGGCATCACCGCACTCGAACACACGGCGGTCACCGCGGTCGAGGCGGACCGCGTCCTCACCGCCGACGGCCCGGTCCCGGCCGCGGTCACCGTGTGGACCACCGGCTTCGCCGTCCACCCGATCGCGCGCGCCACCACCCTGGAGGTCACCGGCAACGGCCAGATCGTGGTCGACGGGACGATGCGCTCGGTCTCGCACCCGGACGTGTACGCCGTCGGCGACGCGGCCCTGGCCATGGGCCCGGGCGACAAGCCGCTGCGGATGTCGTGCGCCACGGGCACCCCCATGGCCTGGCAGGCGGCCGACGCCATCGCGGCCCGCCTCACCGGCGGCAAGGTCCCGAAGGCCCACCTGCGCTACTTCAACCAGTGCATCTCGCTGGGCCGCAGGGAAGGCCTGATCCAGTACGTCACCGCCGACGACCGCTCCGTCCGCGCCGCCCTGACGGGCCGGCTCGCCGCCGGCTACAAGGAACTGATCTGCAAGGGCGCGGCCTGGGGCGTGGCCCACCCGAAGCTCGGCCTCCGCACCCGCCCCCGCCGCGTCCTGAACCACCGCCCCACCCCGGTCGAGGCCACGGCCTGA
- a CDS encoding SSI family serine proteinase inhibitor: MLRSLVLATLATAAVGTAGLGPLPPALFSSPDTLTVTVEKSGDPRADGTFRLTCGDRAEGDHPAAEDACRRLGQLAKEGGDPFRPVPRDQMCTQVYGGPALGHVTGVWQGREVNAGFSRTNGCEIDRWQNLEPLLPLVRG, encoded by the coding sequence ATGCTGCGCAGTCTCGTCCTCGCGACCCTCGCCACCGCCGCCGTCGGGACCGCCGGTCTCGGCCCCCTGCCGCCGGCGCTGTTCTCGTCGCCCGACACGCTGACCGTCACGGTCGAGAAGAGCGGCGACCCGCGCGCCGACGGCACCTTCCGGCTGACCTGCGGCGACCGTGCCGAGGGCGATCACCCGGCCGCCGAGGACGCCTGCAGGCGCCTGGGGCAGCTGGCGAAGGAGGGCGGCGATCCGTTCCGGCCCGTCCCCCGGGACCAGATGTGCACCCAGGTGTACGGCGGGCCCGCCCTCGGCCACGTCACCGGCGTCTGGCAGGGCCGCGAGGTGAACGCCGGCTTCTCCCGGACAAACGGGTGCGAGATCGACCGCTGGCAGAATCTGGAGCCATTGCTTCCCCTCGTCCGGGGGTGA